In Nicotiana tabacum cultivar K326 chromosome 21, ASM71507v2, whole genome shotgun sequence, one DNA window encodes the following:
- the LOC107785145 gene encoding uncharacterized protein LOC107785145 translates to MRSRFRAFSQTGFSKMVRTANNYPVNTQAASEKMEKSIYTILTLNRWDSLNHMGYKMASLRPIHGKLALKFLSWFIKQPGLEFSHIIHMYGITTHILVRARMHDYVKSILRHLSDMGVTPSSVFESLMDTYRLCSSNPSVFDILIRVYVRKGTLKDALQIFHLMSSRAFKPSVYTCNMLLAAMGKQRNAECVWSFFKEMLAKRVCPNVGTFNILLQVLCAKGKVERASCFLAKMVESGYKPDVVTYNTLLNWYCKMGRYKTALELIDCMNSKGLEADVCTYNMFIDDLCRNNRSSKGYLVLRKMRKRLIVPNHITYNTLINGFVKEGKIDVAMKIFHEMLKLNLSPNCITFNALVDGHCRAGNLKEAQEMLNEMEARGLRPNEVSYGALLNGFCKHGILDSARNILKKMKLDGLSPNHIAYTMLIEGMCKMGSLGEVVHLLEEMFERGICLDVVAYSVLLNGFCKAGMLNAAMEILSKMYRFGVFPNDVVYSTLIYNFCKQQDPLKAIRIYAMMQKSGHSPSTFICNSLISSLCTCGRVREAEDFMRHMHEIGLVPSSSAFTSVIDCYASAGEGLKALSWFDEMINLGSQPSLYTYASLLKGICRGGNLTEALGFFDKLRGICWATGVVYNSLLAEICKLGHFHMALILIDEMVQKNVLPDSHTYTNLLAGLCGKDKLVAAILLLGRALNKGDPSSNRIMYTCIIDGLFKSGLPKVARYFYDEMTRNGLSPDTVALNVMMDGYIKHGQMDKVSSFISTMRQRNQMPSLATYNILLRGYSRPKNISECSKLYQSLRKKGFAPDKLTCHYVIRGLCESSMLDIGVKFMIKIIVGGTVADKFTFNMIISKYSERGEMKKALDLLTLMTTVGVSPDGDTYNSIFKGLKRTLDFENSRRLLHKMFVEGFIPIDRQYSNLITSMCKVGDVKGAFKVKDEMELLGVSSRNVAEGAIIRGLVHRGKMEEAMLVLECMLRVHLIPTVATFTTVMHGLCKSSKVSEALKLKATMDLHGAKADVIVYNVLITGLCAGGCIDHAFDLYEELKERGLCPNVTTFTVLVNAVCSANDLAKGESLLSDLQERGLAGEYSSTEALCEGLAVVSEKLNALRKKKKKRR, encoded by the exons ATGCGTTCGCGGTTTAGAGCTTTCTCTCAAACGGGGTTCTCTAAAATGGTTCGCACAGCAAATAATTATCCAGTGAACACCCAAGCAGCAA GTGAAAAAATGGAGAAGAGCATCTACACTATTCTAACCCTGAACCGTTGGGACTCGCTAAATCATATGGGTTATAAAATGGCTTCACTGAGGCCAATTCATGGGAAGCTAGCTTTGAAATTTTTGAGCTGGTTTATTAAGCAACCCGGTTTAGAATTCAGTCACATTATTCACATGTATGGTATAACTACCCACATACTCGTTAGAGCTAGAATGCATGACTATGTTAAGTCAATTTTGAGGCATTTATCTGACATGGGTGTTACGCCAAGTTCTGTTTTTGAGTCTCTTATGGATACATATCGTCTTTGTAGTTCGAACCCTtctgtttttgatattttaattaGGGTTTATGTCAGAAAAGGTACACTTAAAGATGCTCTTCAGATTTTCCATTTGATGAGCTCTCGAGCATTTAAACCGTCGGTTTACACTTGTAATATGCTCTTAGCAGCGATGGGGAAGCAGCGGAATGCTGAGTGTGTATGGTCGTTTTTCAAAGAAATGCTTGCTAAACGTGTTTGCCCTAATGTTGGTACATTCAATATACTTTTACAAGTTCTTTGTGCCAAAGGAAAGGTCGAGAGAGCAAGTTGTTTTCTTGCAAAGATGGTAGAGAGTGGTTATAAGCCTGATGTGGTTACTTATAATACTTTGCTTAATTGGTATTGCAAAATGGGCAGGTATAAGACCGCTTTAGAATTGATCGATTGCATGAATTCTAAGGGTCTTGAGGCTGATGTTTGTACGTACAATATGTTTATAGATGACTTATGTAGGAATAATAGGAGTTCTAAAGGTTATTTAGTATTGAGGAAGATGAGGAAGAGATTGATTGTTCCAAATCATATCACCTATAACACTCTTATTAACGGGTTTGTGAAAGAGGGTAAGATTGATGTTGCAATGAAGATTTTTCATGAGATGTTGAAGTTAAATCTTTCACCAAATTGTATCACTTTCAATGCTTTGGTTGACGGGCATTGTCGAGCAGGCAATCTTAAAGAGGCTCAAGAAATGCTGAATGAAATGGAAGCAAGAGGTTTACGGCCCAATGAAGTTAGTTATGGGGCTCTCTTGAATGGTTTCTGCAAGCATGGCATATTGGATTCTGCAAGAAATATTctcaagaagatgaagttggATGGATTATCTCCTAATCATATTGCATATACAATGCTAATAGAAGGGATGTGCAAAATGGGGTCACTTGGAGAAGTTGTACATTTACTTGAGGAAATGTTTGAAAGGGGTATATGTCTTGATGTTGTTGCATACTCGGTGCTTCTAAATGGATTTTGTAAAGCTGGAATGCTAAATGCAGCAATGGAGATATTAAGTAAGATGTACAGGTTTGGAGTTTTTCCAAACGATGTGGTATACTCTACTTTGATCTACAACTTTTGTAAGCAGCAAGATCCCCTAAAAGCAATCAGAATCTATGCAATGATGCAAAAATCAGGCCATAGTCCTAGCACTTTCATATGCAACTCACTAATATCTTCTCTTTGTACATGTGGAAGAGTAAGAGAGGCAGAGGATTTCATGCGTCACATGCATGAGATTGGTCTTGTTCCCAGTTCTAGTGCTTTTACTTCTGTTATTGACTGCTATGCAAGTGCAGGTGAAGGGTTAAAAGCACTATCCTGGTTTGACGAAATGATTAACTTGGGTAGTCAGCCTAGCTTGTACACCTATGCAAGCTTACTAAAGGGAATATGCAGAGGAGGAAACCTTACAGAGGCACTTGGATTTTTTGATAAACTCCGTGGAATTTGCTGGGCTACTGGTGTTGTCTACAACTCATTGCTGGCTGAGATCTGTAAGTTAGGCCacttccacatggcattaatcCTTATCGATGAGATGGTTCAGAAAAACGTGCTCCCTGATAGTCATACATACACCAATCTCTTAGCTGGCTTGTGTGGGAAGGATAAGTTGGTTGCTGCAATTCTTCTGTTGGGAAGAGCATTGAATAAAGGAGACCCCTCTTCAAACCGGATCATGTATACGTGTATCATTGATGGACTTTTCAAGAGTGGCTTGCCTAAGGTTGCCCGTTACTTCTATGATGAGATGACGAGGAATGGACTTAGCCCAGATACCGTGGCACTGAATGTGATGATGGATGGTTACATAAAACATGGACAAATGGATAAGGTGAGCAGTTTCATTTCTACAATGAGACAGAGAAATCAAATGCCTTCCTTGGCTACATATAATATTCTATTACGAGGCTACTCGAGACCGAAAAACATATCTGAGTGCTCTAAGTTATATCAGTCACTTAGAAAAAAAGGTTTTGCTCCAGATAAATTAACATGCCATTATGTGATTCGTGGACTCTGTGAGTCGAGCATGCTGGATATTGGAGTTAAGTTTATGATAAAGATTATTGTGGGAGGAACAGTGGCAGATAAATTCACATTCAACATGATTATCAGTAAATATAGTGAAAGGGGTGAGATGAAGAAGGCCCTTGATCTACTTACTTTAATGACTACCGTTGGTGTTTCTCCTGATGGAGACACTTACAACTCAATATTTAAGGGACTGAAAAGAACATTGGACTTCGAAAATTCACGTCGTCTATTGCATAAAATGTTCGTAGAGGGTTTCATCCCAATTGACAGACAATATAGTAATCTAATTACTAGTATGTGTAAAGTTGGAGATGTAAAAGGAGCATTCAAAGTAAAAGATGAAATGGAGTTGCTAGGCGTTAGCTCCCGTAATGTAGCTGAGGGTGCGATTATACGGGGGCTTGTGCATCGTGGGAAGATGGAGGAAGCAATGCTGGTTCTTGAATGTATGCTTCGGGTGCATCTGATTCCAACTGTTGCCACATTCACAACTGTTATGCATGGACTTTGCAAAAGTTCTAAGGTCTCTGAGGCCTTAAAATTGAAAGCTACAATGGACCTTCATGGTGCAAAGGCAGATGTTATTGTTTACAATGTCCTGATAACAGGCCTTTGTGCTGGTGGCTGTATTGATCATGCTTTTGATCTCTATGAGGAGCTGAAAGAGAGGGGTCTGTGTCCCAATGTTACAACTTTTACAGTTCTTGTCAATGCCGTCTGTTCTGCAAACGATCTTGCAAAGGGTGAAAGTCTTCTAAGTGATCTGCAAGAGAGAGGATTGGCAGGTGAATATTCAAGCACCGAAGCCTTATGTGAAGGATTGGCAGTCGTGAGCGAGAAGCTAAATGCtttaagaaagaagaaaaagaaaagaagataa